Within the Eleginops maclovinus isolate JMC-PN-2008 ecotype Puerto Natales chromosome 13, JC_Emac_rtc_rv5, whole genome shotgun sequence genome, the region CGGAAAGACATCAGCAAACACAGGCACATTaaagaagacaaaaataaataaaaaataattcacaaataAGATATCTGAAGTTGTATCTTAGATGAAAGGTTGGTTCTAATTATCCATTGAACACGTTCTTACATCTGTCTGTGTTCTCTTCACTCTGCTGTCACTCTGTGATTTGTTTACGGTGCTAAGTTAACAGTTCTGCTGCAGTAACCCAGGGATACTGGCAACAGAATGTTTCCATGGCTACAGTTCTGCTGAACATCTGTGTTTTATCTTGTCTCTATTTTTACTTCAGGTGGCAGTAAAACCACTtaaaatgcatacacacaccaatttgtgtttttcctcagcAGCTGTGTAATAACATAATAGTGATCATTACTGTGAACCTGCAATGAAATTCAAATGAGCACTGACATAACgagatgtgtttttctctgttttacatCACTTCAAAGAGGCACTTGTTAATATTTTgctaatatttattaaaaaaggctGTAAAATATGAAGGAAGATGCTagagaaacaacacaaaaacatttacctCTTTAGATCTGAAGCCGTTAATGTCTTTAACGCAAATCTTTAGAGCTATATCTcgttaaataatatttttatactTAGCCTTTGCACATTTATTGGACACCTTTGTACATTTCTGCACAAATCTACCACTTCTTAAAACTGTACAGCTCTTTTCAGACATATATTGCACATCTtgttgaaatgttcttttttatatatgtatgtccTGATTTTACATCTTGCTTTTGGGTATTccattatttttgattatgttAATGTTATGCACCAAAACACTAAAGCACATTTAATAGTGTTTTAGTGACTTGAACTGTCTCTGCTCGTGAATATTATTTAGATGCAGGAGAAGCTGTTTACAGCAAAAATCCCCTGTTCAACCCCCTTATTGTACACCTTCGTGCACATGACTATTGAACTCACTGATACAATTCTGTTAATATTCACCTGTGTTGTAGAACAAACTTGCAACAAAGGTGCAGTTTCTGaagaaggtgtgtgtggaggtgatGTCCTCAAAGTAGCACTCCTCAAACACTGAGTCTTCAAACACCATGGACTTCATCTTCAGGTTCAGGAACCTAACAAACACGTCACAGGTTAAACTTTTCTATTCTGCAGTTTTATTGTTGTGCTTTACTGTTGATGTATTAGCATTAAACATAAATCTCACATGTGATGAATCCACCATGCttgaactaaaacaaaacacttactTGTCATTGAAATAGTGTCCTTGGCGATGCACTTGGTTTTCCAGGGTGAAGTTAAAAGTGACGTGCTCCACTCGCTCCTTAGTGAAGGTTTTTGTGCGTGAGTCATATTCCTGCCTCTGAATGTACTTGATCATGTCTGGGAACCACACAGTCAGACCGTAGTAGCTGCAAAATGTTAAGTATAACAGATTAAATAAACCTTGGAAGTGAACATGCTTCCCCAAATATTTTAATAGTCTATACTTTACCTGAAAGACATGGTAAACCAAACAGCCATGAGCATGAAAGTTGTCCGTTTATATTCTGGGCTGAAGCAGGCAAGGATGTTGTTCCTAATCTGCAACACgtgaagaggaaaacacacaacttTTGATAAAGAAAGCATAGGAGACCAGATTTAAAACCCCTCAGAAGAGACATTGTGTATAATCTTAGTTTAATCTGATAATTTGGTTATATTTCAACTGATATTCCCGAGCAGTAATGTTCAATTTGCGAATAATTAACTTTATGAGTTGAATGTCAAATCTGAACAAAGCCAGGATTGTTTTACCCCTTCTGATGATATGTGTTGGCTTCCATATAAAACTACATAGTTACTTCTTCAACATTATGAGCTGAGACTTTTTGCAGGAGGCATTAAGCAAGTGGTGCAGTAGTAGATTTAGGAAAAGATGCGAGGGTGTAGGCGTGTAGCAGAACGTAGGCTGAATGCAAATTAAAATCTTGCTGGTAAAGTTTTTTGCCTGAAGCAGTTGTGCTGCAATAAtgtaacacaataaaaacacaagtcgAAACAAGAAAAAGTAATTTAGTAACAGATCCAACAAATTGttactacatttaaatgtagggaaaaaagaaagtctGAATGTGAATTTGTCTGAATATGTAATCATTTGTGAATGTTAAGTCTTAATAGTTTACAAAATCAGACCTTGGTTAAAGAAGCAAAAACGAATTAAGAAGAGAAAGATGGCATCTTCAACCTTTAGCTACTCTTGGACATGCTGCCACCCACGCCTTCCTCCACACTGTTTGTTTCCATCGATGCCTTTTACAGCCACCCCCAAGCTGCAAAAGGCCACAGCCTCATACTGATCTCAGGGGTCTTTCTATGTCATGTTTTAAAACTTGTTTACAGTTTTGGTTTAGAACAGGCTGCAAAACATTGCGTCTTCTTCACTGACCTGATGGGAGAGGCTCACGATCTTCAGCCTGTAGCGCTGCCAGACCGGAGTGTCTGTGCCAGTGTCCACCAACTCATCCATCTGTTTCACTGTCTTAATTGTGGTGACCTTAGATAACAGAGATGCAAGTCCTTCAGCCAgatgtattaaaatgaattatgtaACATTTTGTAATAGCAAATGGCATTTCTTCCACCTGCAGCTTTGAGTTGTCCATTACAAAACTCAGGCAGATAACACAGTGAGACAAAAAGGATAATgagaacatatatttaaaatgtaaaaataatagtCTTATCAGCTGATATAAGTATGCATTACCAGCAGATTATACTAAAAACTTGTTGcacatttattattgatttaaaaccTGGTGAAAAGGGAAAAAGTGTTAGCACGTGTGGTTAAAATATTCAggtgaaagtaaaaaaatatccTTGACAGGAAACAATGTATAAAGATGATATTGCAGATTGAAACATTGCCATGctatagagcaggggtgtcctAACTACAGCCATTTTGAATCgaccctctgcaaattctaaaagtataatggaatatggcccacaaattaaacttttgcctatcttatattgtacttctcaaatatatatgttaaaatatatgacacagtattcatgtgttaatgagcccaattttcaaatcatttcagtcattcaaaatgtaaaacattttctaacaaatcttagttgataaaaaaaaagcccaataacttatttccataacaagcttgaaattgaaccttcatatttactcttattctaagcaatctgaggcttctgttttaaggaatgagctgctaacaaaataaatgaaaccctaaagagagacgggatgtaggctgttttttccttaaagcattgtcaagtatcgcgcattattcacctacatttgatttgttttgctaacttactACTTAagttatgaggcaatattcacctctataagtggcccagctctccatATATTTTTccgtatgtggccctcggtgcaaaaagtttggacacccctgctataGAGGAATGAATGATTTATTATGAGCCTTACTGTGTGCAGACCTCCTTCACGCCCGGACGATTTGATGACAGAGATGTGGAAAagttgtgttgttattttaattggGAGCTGTTCCTTTGTCTGTGTTAAAGAATCGTTCAGCTAAAATATCGCCTCTATAAAATGCTATGGATTTAACAATACAATGTCtgcttgttgttttctttaaagagtGTAATTGTCTTTAGGCCAACACACTGAAAAGTAAATAAGAAACATGGAAACGATGTTTTTGGATCTTATTTatcatattgttttaattaaaaaggaagCTTTTTATTTGCACCTGAGTATTTGTTTAGATTTCTATAATGCAAAATCTatgtttaaattacattaaatcacAGCTAGGTTCCTGTTTGAATATGATGTAAGGATAGTAgaagtagaatcggaggatgaaaacctctttattagtcacatacatgcgCACAGCAGAGCGCACACATCTGCATTgaacccatcctagtactagaagcagtgggcagctatcgtgcagcgcccggggagcaatggggaagggggattggaggtgtccggtgccttgctccagcgcaccacagcagggcctaggaggtgaactgggacctctccaagtagcagtccactttccatattaaatgtctgtttggggacttgaaccggcaaccctacgattcccagtccaagcccctactgactgttCCACTGCTGGATGTAAGTCATAAGACTGAAAATGTTTCAAGCTGTCCACTGGAGACTATGTTGTAAAAGCTGCAGCAAGTAACAATGATCAGTGACCTTTTGTACATTATTCCCAATCTCTTCCTTCTCTAACTTACCTGTCTACTTTTGCTGATGGATATCtcataaaagcataaaacaaaataatgtcaGGGATACTCACAGAAAACACTTTCTCTGGGTGTCCCTTTGCTCGCATGTTTGTGTCGTGAACTTGCTTCAAAATCATCCAGCCTTCGTCATGTTTGCCGTTCtgttatacatacatacatacatacataatataaacgtcatactgtatatatttgtttctgttatttgtATGAAAGTAATCACATTAATTTAAACAACACAAGAATAAATTATCTTTACTCAAGTTATTTCACATTTGTGGTAACCAGATGATACTGTCAGACGGTCAATAAGCACATCTGCTCACCTCTAAGTAGAAGCGTGGGCTCTCTGGCATGGCACTGAGGGCAGCGATAGCTGCGACGGCTGGGAATGCGcacactaacacaaacacacgccaGCTATGGAACTGATACGCCGAGCCCATCTGGAAACTCCATCctgaaaaggaaacaaaagatATTTGCTAATATTAGGTCAAACCTTTCCCTTTACAATCAGAGTAAAGTGCATCAGATAAGGTTGAACACTAAGTCTTTATAAGGCAGAggctgaaatatatttaatttcatgtGACACTGAATGAACTATGTTCTTATTTTTCCTGCCTCCAGGGTAGTCAGAGGTCAGCCGCATTGCAGCGTTTCTAGAAAGATGCTTGCTGGCAAAAAAGCTTAAACCTGCATGGTTTTATCAACTAAAACTGAGGCGCCAAATTGTCAACAGTTTCCTTACTGCACAAATACCTACATTTAGGAACTAGATAATATAATGAAAACCACTCTCATCCTTGTCCTCACATATAAAGCTAAAATCAGCAGCCAGAtacattagcttagcattaaggCTTAAAACAGCTATGtccaaagaaaataacattgaTAATTGCTCAGAGAAAATGAGAAGCCCAAACAAACTTGATATTGAGTAATTTAACTAAGCTTAAATGTGTCAAAAGGTCAAGTTAGTGACACTTGATCAGGGCCAGGCTAGATGTTTCCTCCTTGCTGCAGTGTGCTAAGTTAAGCTAACTTGTTATAACCTCCTATGTAATGGATAGATATGAGAGTGGTATAGTAGTATTTTACTTACCATAATGTGGGATAATAGCCCAGGCCATGGCAGATGCGTATATTCCGCCAATCATCCAGAACATGCAGAGCCAACTGAGGTGCTCTCCACGTTTCTCTTGGGACAGGAACTCAGAGTAGTAGGAAAAGACAATGGGAATAGAGCCACCAATCCTACAAAGATCAGAAACATCTGAGTTTAACAGTCTTGTTGTTTGAGAGTTCAAACACACGGTTTAAGTTGAAGGATTAACAGCATTTGTAATGAGAAGGAAGATGTTCATTTAGTTTGTATGAGATGAAACACATGTCGTATGTATCAGCTCACCCCTTGTCTGCCACACGTTTTGGTTACCTGTATTATGGTTTATATGTTTTGGTTAGTGTATCACAATGGAGAAGGGCTGATTCAACTACAAATGAAAATTATTCTAGCATCTCAATATGCAacttttagtttaaaaaatatatatatcgaAAGAAGCAGTGAAGTGTCTGTCTGTAATAAACCTTTTCCCAATTTGATGGGAAAAAAAGTCCTTAGTTAGTGTGAGGTagtgtgtaaaaaataataagctTCATAAGCTTTATTCATTATATCAAGAGACTTTTTTCGTCACATTGGCATAAATGGGCTTCCATAACAGAAAGATCacatcagaataaaaaaatatgaatacaatatTTCTGAATTTACCCAACACCCGAAAGGAGTCGGCAGAACAGAAAGGTGCTGTAGCCCTGGacgaaggaggagaagaaggagaagacaCTGTTgatagagagacagatgagaagAGACTGGCGACGGCCTATCCGGTCAGCCATAGCCCCCCAGAGGAAGGCCCCGACCATCATTCCAAAATATACAATCAGACCTGTGGAGagcagaggaaaggaaacaattACAGCAACAGATGTAAGTCTGCCGTGGCTTCTTATTGCTGTTATGCTTTTCAGGATCTCTCAAGAGAGCAGTTCAAATATAGCGAGTAATACAAATCTCCCCTCCTTATAATATCAGTCGTTACGACTATATTGTTAATAAATCTCATGAAAACACCAAATCCAACAATAATTCAGTCTGTCTTTAAGACACAAGCCCGTTCTCTACTGAAAGCAtgaagataaatgtttttagcAAACACTACTCAAGCATGAGTAAATACTGTATTTGTTGAGGATTATTTTCCGGTGCTGTACTAGGTTTTCCTGGTAGCAGGATGTTGTACATTGTGCTAATGTTAACGGTAATCATTGCACAAATTACCAGGTGTAACAGTTTGGCTCGCTGATGTGcttttaatagtttttggagAACAATGAAGCGCTTACAAACCAGAGGAAAACACTTTGGATTCACAGCCAATATTCATTAGTAAGTTGGTTTAGAAAAAAATAGACTGCCTTGGAGCAacatcaaaaaatgtaatccagaGCCTGTACACCATAGGGAGAAGAGTCTTACCTAGCATGCTCTTGTTGGGTTCAGACAGGCACATGTCCTTCTCAGCGCTGGGCAGGACGAACCCCACCACAAAGATCTCCACGCCGTCTGCCATGAGTGCCAGCCCCAGCACAAAGTACAGGGTCCACTGGAACTTCCCGTGACCACACTCCTGTAAAATGGTCTCGTACTGTTGAGCCAGCTCCTCCTGGTCCTTCCTCCTCTCGGCCTCGGACACTCCGATATCTCTGAACTGCTGAGCGCCGGCACTCACCGAGCCCGGTCCTCCAGCCAGACTGCCTTTGCCTGATTCAGCCCGGGGGATTCCTTGGTACTCGCCCTCATAGATCTCATCATCCTCATCGTGACCCTCTGTGGAGTCACTGTGGCCGCCGTCGTCGTCGTTGGCCGCCTGACTGTCTCCACGGTAATAACCCCCGTCCTGGCTTCCCTGCTGAGGgaattcatcatcatcatcctcttcaaACCGGCTGTAGGAGCGCTTGCTGTACTCATCGGTCACTCGATCAACTGAGCGGCCGACCTTCTTGGAGGCTTGCCGCTTGACTTCTTTGGCAATGTCTTTGGCGCCTTTTATGAAGGCAGTCCGGTTTTGGTAGCCGTCCTCCATTTTAAAGAGGTTCCGAAGATGAAAGTGGTCAAGGATTTAGGAGAGAGGCCACCTGAAGCTTCAGTGTGTTCAGGATACACCTCAAAGAAGTGTTGTCAGTCACTGGACTGACCACAGGCTCTTCTTATGTCTGGGGAGAAAATGGAAAGccttatatcatttttattcaggAATGTAGTAGTAGTTTCATGAAAGGCGCTTTGTTATCAGGCATGGCATTAGAAACGTCACATTTCATGTGCGCCACTACAAAGAACAGATCGCTATATGGGCCATGGGTTCAGTAAAAGTGTCTAAAGGGTGGTTCAGGAATGAGTCTCAAAACccttatttcaaaataaatgtctttttaatgGGTTTCACTAAGGTGTCAGACATTTGGTTTGGGTTCTAAACAAGTTACTTGTTTAGACTTGTTTAGACTTGTATtatctgcaataatccaaaaccTAATGGAAATATCACATTGGCTTTTTGTAGAGGGAACAAGAGGCAGAGCTAATCTTCCAGGCCCACCAAAATGAGGCATCCCTGTGGAAGCTATTCTATTGAAATAAAGTAGCATTTCttcaaacaacacaaagaaacacaaaattaccaaaaaaagaagcaagaTAGGTACAAAGACATGCAAAAGGATACTAAGAGACACAACCTTactacaaagacacagaaaatgactgcaaagaaaagcaaaactaacacaaataaaataaaagaaagagaaataaggtTTTGTTcgtagttgttttgtgtcattCTGTCTTGTATATAGGAGGGTGGTTTATGCCTATTAATGTCCAGACATGTCCTTCTCTTTGAACTGATTCTGAACTGGTTATTCTTTATTCATTGAGATAACCAAACCACCTAACCAGCCTTTGATGCCGTATTCCCAGACTACACCTGTTCCATTTCCATATCTGCCCAGCATGTGTTTACTGctgagtcactgatgttaataacgGGTCGAGACATCAAGCCCTGAATGGTCAGAGTGATTTTTAATGGATTTCTCTTGGTGAGGACCTTAATGAATAAGAGCTACAGTACGTGACTGTGACTCAAATCTAATGCACGCTTACGACTGCTCCAGAATCCTGCACTTAAATGAGAGATTTTGACTTGCATTAACAATGTTTAAGAAAACCAATAAAGTATATTACATGGCTTAATCGAATAAAGCTGTTTCTTAATTCAAAAACTGAACAACTGATGGTTTAGAGGAGCTGTGTGGCAAAACAAATGAGGcttgaaattgaaaaaagaagCCGGAAATCTGATGTCCATTTTAACTGTCTGCTGCATTATCACatctcattttgaaaaacaataagcCACTGACTTGTGTAGTTCACGGACAATACCCACGTCCTTATGCTGCTGTATGAAGACGCTGTGAACCACGGGTCGACgtgcaataaaacaacatttcattttgattttgcgGTGCGGggaaaagacagacacagaaTGAGAGACATCAGTGCAACGCTCACTTTGACCCCTGTTTCAAAAATGAGGTCTGACAGGTAATAATGTGCGGTCAGAGCTTGAAATGTCTGCCAGGAATAAAGTATATACACAGGGCCGGCAACAGGATTTCATAAATACTGAAGTCAGGGGTCATCCACAAAATAAACCTATGAAATGTTTTGGCATCTCATGGTATGATGGTCTTAACTCTACTGTAATGCTTTTCTCAACACAATCCCACTGTATAAAACATAATGATGAAAGAGTCCCatcatatttctatttatttcaatattctTGGACctataaaacataaacagaaaGCATGTTTGgtcaaaaaaatattttgaatcaACCTTTTAAACGCAGTATGAGCAATACAGAATGACATAACTGCTCTTAAGGTTGTTGAAATCCCCAAATGAACATAAACAGATACCGAATGCATAAAATCAATGTCCTCAGTGACAGATACAGTCCTGGGTTTTGCAAACAGAtgcttgtttgttgtttacctCTTTAGTGGTTCACTTAAAATCAAATTATAGTTCCTGCAAAGGCATACATGATAACATTCGTTTTATTTAAAAGACTCAGCATCTGCATCTTGGTCAATGCACAaaagtttgatttgtttatgaTAAATTCGATTCAAACATCATCGTCAGTAATCAGAGATCCTTCTCTGTCTGCATGATGAAGGTATATACTGGCACAAACCAAAAGCAGCCCACAGGCCTGGTCAGCCCGGCTAAACTGTCGGACGCTAACCTAATAATGACTCAGACTCAAGCACTTACAGGCCTGTAATAACTGTTCCATACAAACAGAGCTCTGGTGGGCCTTTCACACAGCATACATGACTGTTTGCTATAAGAAAAGCAAAGGTGTTACTATTATCATTAGGATACGTGTATTATTTACACCTTTTCCAGGTTAATATTGACTCgaaaaatataaacagaaatataagACATACACTTCTTGCCATTTCAAACCACTGCCAAACCGATATAAAATTAAAGGTCCGTTTTTGCACAATATGGAAATTATAGCTATATCTTTAATCTACTTAAGCTAAAACCATCATTCTCTGTATGTCTActagcaaaaataaatagatagatagatagatagatagatagatagatagatagatagatagatagatagatagatagatagatagatagatagatagatagatagatagactgACTCTATACAAAGTACTGAACCCTTTATGCAACAGGTAACCTACAAATGCACCTTTCTAAAAACCCTTGTTATGTCTTCTTGCAAGACACTAAAGTGCAAAGGCCAGCACTATCTAGTCAGATCTGAATAAACGCTTTAAAGCCACTTTTTTCATGTCTGCCCTGTTGTCAAGTTGACAGCATCTCCACAGCCCCATGCAGCCTGCAACACACAGCCCTGTCAGTGAcgaggagcagggagagggtGACAAAGATGGAGCTGGTTGAATCTACCCTTTGGTTTTTGTGTCCTTATTTTCTCCCCCATTCAAAAATCAATCAGCATCATCTTACCACTTCCTAAGTGAGGCCATCAGAGCAGATAGCCATCCTTTGACATGCATGCAAGTTTAAAGCACTGAGAGATTTCTATCCGATTGAGAAACGTCGTAATGATTCATCTGGACACCTGAGGATAACCTTATAACGACATTATTATCACAAATCGTTCGCCTAACAATATAATCGTGCatgcctttttataaaatgatcaTATTTGTGCTCTTTTAGTGTCTTACTTACAAgattgttattttaaagaaacagaaattaCCCAGAAGGGATAGCAAGAATGGGAATTCAAAAGTCTGATTAAATATGAGCCAATTTAAGCCTCCACTCCAGTGAAAATCAATGATgttaagaaggaaaaaaaggccTTGTCGCTAACAGGCCAATGTATACAGCCCACAAATTCGACcgtattaaaatataaatagcaGCAATTGTCTTGCATCCGCCATCTGCGTTCATTCTTAGAAATCACGGTGCCAACAGTTCGTCACGACTTGGATTAGATTATAGGGCCTCAACTCGGTTCACAAAATCGATCTTTAATTGCTGTGTGAAGCAAACGGTTGCAGATCACGCCCATCGTCTTTTCCGAGGATGCATTaatgccaaaaaataaaaaacataagaCGCTATAAGTCGACATCAGCCGCTAACAGCTAATTATCAATCACGCTCACCTTTATTCCTGCGATGTGGAACCCCTTCAGACGGAGATGtagatgaggaggatgaggaggaggagggtgaggatgATGGTGCGTACGAGGCTGTTGCCGTGGACCgagtgatggtgatgatgcTGTGCGGGTTGGAGGAGAGAGAAGCCCACGCCAGGCATCCATACACACTCAGTGATGTGCAGGGGTCCCCTCCCCCATGCAAACCCTTTACGAGCACATTAACGCCTTCATATCTGGAGGGGTTTGGCACATATCTGCACACAATCTGCGCACATTTCCTTCACCTTCCTCCAGCCATTGTCCCTTTAAGATGGTGcaattgttttcattgtatCTTATGTGCTTGTGTGTAACACCACTATAGGAAACACTAGTTCAATCTTAAACACAATATATGCATGTGTACCCTGACACGCATGCGCGCCCTATCACCTTATTTCCATGCATCTGTTTTACAAATAGAGGATTGTCTGTACGCATGAAGATCAAATTGTGTGCACAGACAACACACACGTGCAGGCACACCTGACTCCTGTTGCCATGCCAACCACTTGCCGTTTTCTTGATCCTTTCTGCAGCACGAAAACCTGCTCGTGGAGAAACGCGAGCATTCCTCGCAGACAGTCTGATGTCATTtccattcaaataaaatgtctctCGAtgtcagatatttatttttagttagtCACATTTCTTGGGCTGTGCAATGTGCAGCTAGACCAAATATTAGCCAAACGTAGAGGCTTAAAATGCCACTGTTTATTTAGATTCAGCTGGAAGTTTAAGGATAAAgtattttgactttttgactTTGGTTTATAATAAGAAAAGGGGTGTAACAGGTCTCTTTTCTAGTGATAGTTTTACATTATGGGCAAAAAGTTGGTTATGCTCAATCCTATTCAACAAGTTGTGTAGGGTCATGTGAGAGTTGAAATCAGAAAACCCTTGAACTTGGTCAAAATATTTGTTGAGTTTGTTTAACTTATATTGGATGGGCCTAGTCAGTCCTAATAGCCAGTGATGGAAAGGAAAGGCAACATAATGTAAAATCAAAACTGCATCCATACCACTAATATAGCAGCATCAACTAGAGGTAAAATAGTAGAACTTGTACAAAAGGCTCTTCATGCAGAACGGCTCATTTTAGAAGGTTATTAATAGAATAATGTTGAACTCTTAACATGTTTTGAGCAGCCCATGCATTTCTTAGTTTttattgaattgtgtttttcttcatgttgcCAAAAATTAATTTTttattctcttctttctttttagtTAGCTCCAGAAGTTGAGGTCAGTAAACGCCCGTAGCATCTTGACCCTCCTgacacatttcttattttttcagtATCTGGATTTAATGCCGTCTTGTGTGTTCGGATGAAGAGATATTGTAGTCGATACATGGGCAcctaattattttatatatctatCTAAAATATGGAAAGACaacttcatttattattaattttatgCAAAGCGTTATTACTAATACTTACGGTTGTCCCCTAACCTTTCCTTATAACCACCGTCAGACCAAAACTGACACATGTCATACATTAGTCATATGATATGTGTCACATGTGTCAGCTCTTCAAACCAAGACAAAAGACATGTGTAAACCTACATGCCTTGTATAACAGCGGACATTTTGACTTGCAGTATAATAAATTACAAATGGAACCCAACATTACTTTTGTATCCTCAAGAGTCACGAAAGGAAATGCCAGCC harbors:
- the LOC134875443 gene encoding synaptic vesicle glycoprotein 2A-like; translated protein: MEDGYQNRTAFIKGAKDIAKEVKRQASKKVGRSVDRVTDEYSKRSYSRFEEDDDDEFPQQGSQDGGYYRGDSQAANDDDGGHSDSTEGHDEDDEIYEGEYQGIPRAESGKGSLAGGPGSVSAGAQQFRDIGVSEAERRKDQEELAQQYETILQECGHGKFQWTLYFVLGLALMADGVEIFVVGFVLPSAEKDMCLSEPNKSMLGLIVYFGMMVGAFLWGAMADRIGRRQSLLICLSINSVFSFFSSFVQGYSTFLFCRLLSGVGIGGSIPIVFSYYSEFLSQEKRGEHLSWLCMFWMIGGIYASAMAWAIIPHYGWSFQMGSAYQFHSWRVFVLVCAFPAVAAIAALSAMPESPRFYLENGKHDEGWMILKQVHDTNMRAKGHPEKVFSVTTIKTVKQMDELVDTGTDTPVWQRYRLKIVSLSHQIRNNILACFSPEYKRTTFMLMAVWFTMSFSYYGLTVWFPDMIKYIQRQEYDSRTKTFTKERVEHVTFNFTLENQVHRQGHYFNDKFLNLKMKSMVFEDSVFEECYFEDITSTHTFFRNCTFVASLFYNTDLFKYRFVDCKLVNSTFLHNKEGCILDFSDDFNNAYMIYFVNFLGTLAVLPGNIVSALLMDKIGRLRMLAGSSVISCVSCFFLMFGNSESGMIALLCLFGGISIASWNALDVITVELYPSDKRCTAFGFLNALCKLAAVLGISIFQSFVGITKAVPIIFAAGALAAGSFLATKLPETRGQVLQ